A single Cupriavidus sp. D39 DNA region contains:
- a CDS encoding tripartite tricarboxylate transporter permease, with the protein MDTLNLLMHGFAIAITPMNLMWALVGCFLGTAIGVLPGIGPALTVAMLLPLTAKVEPTAALIMFAGIYYGAMYGGSTTSILMNTPGESSTMVTAMEGNLMAKSGRAGPALATAAIGSFAAGTIATVLLSMFAPVAADVALQFGPGEYFMIMLLAFTTVSAVLGSSLLRGMTSLFLGLGIGLIGMDSLSGQTRYSMNVQELYDGIDIVVVAVGLFAVGEALFNAFFPQPAGGFNKLSSVMMTKSDWKRSVPAWIRGTIIGFPFGLIPAGGAEIPTFLSYATEKKLSKHKDEFGTVGAIEGVAGPEAANNAAVTATLAPLLTLGIPTSNTTAILLAAFQNYNLQPGPMLFQTSGDLVWGLLASLYIGNVMLLVLNLPAIGLWVRMLRIPTPLLYGGILIFAGLGAYGIRQSWFDLLLLFIIGVLGMAMRRFDFPTAPVIVGMILGPIAEKQLRNALSISQGDWSIFVTQPISATILAMTVAVVLIPRILGWLARRSARGKVADATT; encoded by the coding sequence ATGGATACTCTTAACCTGCTGATGCATGGCTTTGCCATCGCGATCACGCCGATGAACCTGATGTGGGCCCTGGTGGGCTGCTTCCTGGGCACCGCCATCGGCGTGCTGCCGGGCATCGGCCCCGCGCTCACGGTAGCCATGCTGCTGCCGCTGACCGCCAAGGTGGAACCCACCGCTGCGCTGATCATGTTCGCCGGCATCTACTACGGCGCCATGTACGGCGGCTCCACCACCTCCATCCTGATGAACACGCCGGGCGAGTCGTCGACCATGGTCACGGCGATGGAGGGCAACCTGATGGCCAAGAGCGGCCGCGCCGGCCCGGCGCTGGCCACCGCGGCCATCGGCTCGTTCGCCGCCGGCACCATCGCCACTGTGCTGCTGTCGATGTTCGCGCCGGTCGCGGCCGACGTGGCGCTGCAGTTCGGTCCCGGCGAATACTTCATGATCATGCTGCTGGCCTTCACCACGGTGTCGGCGGTGCTGGGCTCGTCCTTGCTGCGCGGCATGACCAGCCTGTTCCTGGGCCTGGGCATCGGCCTGATCGGCATGGACTCGCTGTCGGGCCAGACGCGCTACTCGATGAACGTGCAGGAGCTGTACGACGGCATCGACATCGTGGTGGTCGCCGTCGGCCTGTTCGCGGTGGGCGAGGCGCTGTTCAACGCCTTCTTCCCGCAGCCCGCGGGCGGCTTCAACAAGCTCAGCTCGGTCATGATGACCAAGTCGGACTGGAAGCGCTCGGTGCCGGCGTGGATCCGCGGCACCATCATCGGCTTCCCCTTCGGCCTGATCCCGGCCGGCGGCGCGGAGATCCCGACCTTCCTGTCGTACGCCACCGAGAAAAAGCTGTCCAAGCACAAGGATGAGTTCGGCACGGTGGGCGCGATCGAAGGCGTGGCTGGCCCCGAGGCCGCCAACAACGCCGCGGTGACAGCTACGCTGGCCCCGCTGCTGACGCTGGGCATCCCCACCTCGAACACCACCGCGATCCTGCTGGCGGCGTTCCAGAACTACAACCTGCAGCCGGGCCCGATGCTGTTCCAGACCTCGGGCGACCTGGTGTGGGGCCTGCTGGCTTCGCTGTACATCGGCAACGTGATGCTGCTGGTGCTGAACCTGCCGGCCATCGGCCTGTGGGTGCGCATGCTGCGCATCCCCACGCCGCTGCTGTACGGCGGCATCCTGATCTTCGCGGGCCTGGGCGCCTACGGCATCCGCCAGTCGTGGTTCGACCTGCTGCTGCTGTTCATCATCGGCGTGCTGGGCATGGCCATGCGCCGCTTCGACTTCCCCACCGCGCCGGTGATCGTGGGCATGATCCTCGGCCCCATCGCGGAGAAGCAGCTGCGCAATGCGCTGTCGATCAGCCAGGGCGACTGGTCGATCTTCGTGACCCAGCCGATCTCGGCCACCATCCTGGCCATGACCGTGGCGGTGGTGCTGATCCCGCGCATCCTGGGCTGGCTGGCCCGGCGCTCGGCGCGCGGCAAAGTGGCTGACGCCACAACCTGA